From a region of the Arachis ipaensis cultivar K30076 chromosome B09, Araip1.1, whole genome shotgun sequence genome:
- the LOC107619321 gene encoding uncharacterized protein LOC107619321, producing the protein MHLFLHPCKSLCCSIPFKDITLFTFNKKKQPHTNNPTKQPFSTPQKFGSFTNTIVLSNSHVSVVSNKASILGPAHFTFCSKNEGFNGFSSDLSPEAVDDDGTQELEKLELLNKPSPLPVTEESSTSDSEMEKEQEQEVPSKEDALAPFLKFFKGSDGDDEDDAFEGLEISEEKDDFGGEKEEGEEDKKLNVEYYDPKPGDFVVGVVVSGNENKLDVNIGADLLGTMLTKEVLPLYNKEMDNLLCDMEKDAEGFMVNGKIGIVKNDDAMSAVVPVPGRPVVETGTILFAEVLGRTLSDRPLLSTRRLFRRIAWHRVRQIKQLNEPIEVRITEWNTGGLLTRIEGLRAFIPKAELMKRVNNFTELKENVGRHFFVQITRIDESKNNLLLSEKAAWEKLYLQEGTLLDGTVKKIYPFGAQVRIGESNRSGLLHISNISQAEVTSVSDVLSVDENVRVLVVKSMFPGKISVSIAELESEPGLFLSDKERVYKEADMMAKKYKQKLPSVPISQQLEPLAAVPLPFENESLYANWKWFKFEK; encoded by the exons ATGCACTTGTTTCTTCATCCTTGCAAGTCCCTCTGTTGTTCAATTCCATTTAAGGATATCACTCTTTTCACATTCAATAAGAAGAAGCAGCCACATACCAACAACCCCACAAAGCAACCATTCTCAACGCCACAAAAGTTTGGTTCTTTTACCAATACTATAGTGCTTTCAAATTCTCATGTCTCCGTTGTTTCTAACAAAGCTTCAATTTTGGGCCCTGCCCACTTCACCTTTTGCTCCAAAAATGAAGGCTTTAATGGCTTCTCCAGTGATTTGTCTCCAGAGGCTGTTGATGATGATGGAACCCAAGAGCTTGAAAAGCTTGAGTTGCTGAACAAGCCTTCTCCTTTGCCTGTCACAGAAGAGTCTTCTACTTCTGATTCTGAAATGGAGAAGGAGCAGGAGCAAGAGGTGCCTTCCAAGGAGGATGCATTGGCACCGTTTTTGAAGTTTTTCAAAGGAAGTGATggggatgatgaagatgatgctTTCGAGGGATTGGAAATTTCTGAGGAAAAAGATGATTTTGGTGGTGAGAaagaggaaggagaagaagataagaagttgaaTGTTGAGTACTATGACCCAAAACCTGGGGATTTtgtggttggtgttgttgtttcAGGGAATGAGAACAAGCTTGATGTGAATATTGGTGCAGATTTGCTTGGTACAATGTTGACAAAGGAAGTGCTTCCATTGTATAACAAAGAAATGGATAACTTGTTATGTGATATGGAAAAGGATGCTGAGGGTTTTATGGTAAATGGGAAGATTGGAATTGTGAAGAATGATGATGCAATGAGTGCAGTTGTTCCAGTTCCTGGAAGGCCTGTTGTGGAGACTGGAACCATTTTGTTTGCTGAGGTTTTAGGTAGAACACTTAGTGATAGGCCATTGCTTTCGACCCGAAGGCTCTTTCGCCGCATAGCTTGGCATCGAGTTAGGCAG ATAAAACAGCTCAATGAACCTATAGAGGTTAGAATCACAGAATGGAATACTGGCGGCCTGCTAACAAGGATCGAG GGTTTGCGAGCTTTCATTCCGAAGGCTGAGCTTATGAAAAGAGTAAATAACTTTACCGAATTGAAAGAAAAT GTGGGACGCCATTTTTTTGTACAAATCACTCGAATAGACGAATCTAAGAACAATTTGTTACTTAGTGAGAAGGCAGCTTGG GAAAAGCTATATCTTCAAGAGGGAACACTTCTTGATGGGACTGTGAAAAAGATCTATCCCTTTGGAGCACAAGTTAGAATAGGAGAAAGTAACAGAAG TGGGTTGCTGCATATTTCAAATATCAGTCAAGCTGAAGTTACTTCTGTGAGTGACGTACTTTCTGTCGACGAGAACGTTAGAGTTCTAGTGGTGAAGTCGATGTTTCCTGGAAAAATTTCTGTGAG CATTGCAGAACTTGAAAGTGAACCTGGCCTTTTTCTATCAGACAAAGAG AGAGTATATAAGGAGGCTGATATGATGGCGAAGAAATACAAGCAAAAGCTACCA